A portion of the Malania oleifera isolate guangnan ecotype guangnan chromosome 3, ASM2987363v1, whole genome shotgun sequence genome contains these proteins:
- the LOC131150309 gene encoding chaperone protein dnaJ 49, with translation MDGNKDEAIRCVRIAEEAIASGKKERALKFIGIAQRLNHNLSVGDLLAACEKLDSVSSASSVGQKCVELEKNEPAQTKLDEVSNGERNYSEEHVQLIKQIKVNKDYYAILGVEKTCSVEEIRKAYRKLSLKVHPDKNKAPGSEEAFKKVCKAFQCLSDDASRRQYDQTGLVDEFEYNQQHNVRCRRTRTSRDLFDDDFDPDEIFRSFFGQTEMFRAAHVYRARSGQPRENYHGGGSNFMILVQMIPFFLIFLLAYLPFSEPDYSLHKNYNYQIPKKTEKHEVDFFVKSTEFDQNYPPGSAARANIEDNVFKDYKGMLGRYCHVELQRRQWNRNLPVPHCDKLRSLGVL, from the coding sequence ATGGATGGTAATAAGGATGAAGCTATAAGATGCGTTCGGATTGCAGAAGAAGCAATTGCATCGGGAAAGAAGGAGCGAGCATTGAAATTCATTGGAATCGCGCAACGTCTTAATCATAACTTGTCTGTTGGTGATCTTTTGGCTGCATGTGAAAAGCTGGATTCGGTTTCATCTGCTTCGTCTGTTGGCCAAAAATGTGTTGAGCTGGAGAAGAATGAACCTGCCCAGACGAAATTGGATGAAGTCTCGAATGGGGAGCGGAACTACAGTGAagaacatgttcaattgattaaaCAGATAAAGGTAAATAAGGACTATTATGCGATTCTTGGCGTGGAAAAGACATGTTCAGTGGAGGAGATACGGAAGGCTTATAGGAAACTTTCTTTGAAAGTTCATCCAGATAAAAATAAGGCCCCAGGATCAGAGGAGGCATTCAAGAAAGTGTGCAAGGCTTTCCAATGCTTGAGTGATGATGCTTCGAGGAGGCAGTATGATCAGACTGgtcttgttgatgaatttgagtACAACCAACAGCACAATGTGAGGTGCAGGAGGACAAGAACATCGCGTGATCTGTTTGATGATGATTTCGATCCTGATGAGATATTTAGATCGTTCTTTGGTCAGACAGAAATGTTTCGTGCAGCTCATGTTTACAGGGCTAGAAGTGGTCAGCCAAGGGAAAATTATCATGGAGGAGGATCTAATTTTATGATTCTTGTCCAAATGATACCATTCTTTTTAATCTTTTTGCTTGCTTATTTGCCGTTCTCAGAACCTGATTATTCTTTGCATAAGAACTATAACTATCAGATCCCCAAGAAGACTGAGAAACATGAAGTAGATTTTTTTGTTAAATCTACAGAATTTGATCAGAACTATCCACCTGGAAGTGCTGCTCGAGCTAACATTGAGGACAATGTATTTAAGGATTATAAAGGTATGCTTGGGCGCTATTGTCATGTAGAACTTC